One genomic segment of Naumovozyma castellii chromosome 9, complete genome includes these proteins:
- the TRM7 gene encoding tRNA methyltransferase TRM7 (ancestral locus Anc_3.277) yields MGKNSKDKRDMYYRKAKEQGFRARSAFKLLQLNDDFHFLDDPNLKRVVDLCAAPGSWSQVLSQKLFDGKTAEEIKDRKIVAVDLQPMSPINHVTTLQADITHPKTLKRILDLFGNEKADFVCSDGAPDVTGLHDLDEYVQQQLIMSALQLTACILKKGGIFVAKIFRGRDIDMLYSQLGYLFDKVVCAKPKSSRGTSLEAFIVCIGYNPPSDWVSTLDVNSSVEEFFSGCHMSKLSIHDKLPSWQEDERTIAKFMSCGNLESFDSDATYHLDDFKEDLNTSLDPVQSPTNPPYKKALELKRSGKLTRAV; encoded by the coding sequence ATGGGTAAGAACAGTAAGGACAAGAGAGATATGTATTATCGTAAGGCGAAGGAACAAGGTTTCCGAGCCAGATCTGCATTCAAACTATTACAGttaaatgatgatttcCATTTCCTAGATGATCCAAATCTGAAACGTGTGGTTGATTTATGTGCTGCACCTGGGTCATGGTCTCAAGTTCTTTCTCAAAAATTGTTTGATGGAAAGACTGCTGAGGAGATAAAAGATAGAAAGATTGTTGCTGTGGATCTTCAACCAATGTCTCCAATAAATCATGTGACCACATTGCAAGCAGACATTACGCACCCAAAGACTTTGAAAAGGATTCTAGATCTTTTTGGGAATGAGAAGGCTGATTTTGTCTGCAGTGATGGTGCTCCAGATGTCACCGGGTTACATGATTTAGACGAATATgtccaacaacaattaattaTGAGTGCATTACAGTTGACAGCTTGcattttgaagaaaggtGGTATTTTTGTAGCTAAAATTTTTAGAGGAAGAGACATTGATATGCTATATTCTCAATTGGGCTATCTATTTGATAAAGTAGTATGTGCCAAGCCAAAATCATCTAGAGGTACATCATTGGAAGCTTTCATTGTCTGCATAGGATATAATCCTCCATCTGATTGGGTATCAACTTTGGATGTAAATTCATCTGTGGAGGAATTTTTCAGTGGGTGTCATATGAGTAAACTAAGCATTCATGATAAGCTTCCTTCGTGGCAAGAGGATGAGAGAACTATTGCCAAATTTATGTCATGTGGGAACCTTGAAAGTTTTGACTCGGATGCAACATACCATTTGGATgattttaaagaagatcTAAACACATCTTTGGATCCTGTTCAAAGTCCGACAAATCCTCCTTATAAGAAGGCATTAGAATTAAAGAGAAGTGGGAAGTTAACAAGGGCTGTGTaa
- the ORC2 gene encoding origin recognition complex subunit 2 (ancestral locus Anc_3.274) has translation MSEGQPDDIVTHIDILCSPVKSSNKAIRNPLAHIHDSPNKKSRVSTKRPALETVKLETTETIGKFVGPGEPIIKRKRGRPRKIVTSEPPKLKRKRGRPRKEEQHQYKEEDEESEGTMKERSMSPLSAKISSDNILTSAKRTRGIKITVQLSSASEADSSDDDTFTSAKEEVEESTEEENDGFEENEVKEEIFTEKRKRGRPRKYPIPETPKIKRKRGRPRKEPVISENNSEEKGKSRKPNKKGESSDIESDRESLAMDQTSPLPSKIAPLTEHDFTSPLKQVIMNSLRQYQEDSLLSSKKLVLNREFVPTQVPKTDKYEKRLEASENKSSKTFFDTFEGYFDQRSHSLKYTTKLSKNTMSMGPSVSKDEFAMFTNVFNKHYLKEPRAKLQALQRKMFPQYWFEITQGFSLLFYGIGSKRNFLEDLAIKYISPKLTFGKRIALQKELELKKVNKSTGSIQGIPCLIINGYNPTCSYREIFQDITDIMFPDGLTRNETKFWGNLAILQVQKMIEFYSTQPKDIKLILVIHNLDGPALRKEIFQTIFSSLAQIKQIVLIASVDHIYAPVLFDNKKAQNYNFVFHDVTNYESNEVESSFQDKMNLGKSSSSSGAEGAKYVLESLTLNAKKMYKLLLDLQLNNMDLASGSKNKSASSVSKRGGLSTGVEFKSFVTMCASEFIASNEISLRTMLTEFIEHKMLLLSRHSSGTEYLYVPYRYSEMEKILSTVLNNIE, from the coding sequence ATGAGCGAAGGACAACCAGATGATATTGTGACCCATATAGATATCTTGTGCTCGCCCGTGAAGTCCTCTAACAAAGCCATCAGAAATCCATTAGCGCATATACATGATAGTCCCAACAAGAAATCTAGGGTATCCACAAAGAGACCGGCCCTTGAAACGGTCAAGCTCGAAACTACTGAAACAATAGGAAAGTTTGTAGGTCCAGGAGaaccaataataaaaagGAAGCGTGGTAGACCTAGGAAAATCGTAACTTCAGAACCACCAAAGCTAAAGAGAAAACGTGGAAGACCCAGAAAAGAGGAACAACATCaatataaagaagaagatgaagagtCGGAAGGTACGATGAAAGAGCGATCTATGAGTCCATTAAGCGcaaaaatatcatcagataatattttaacCAGCGCCAAGAGGACTAGAGGAATTAAAATAACAGTCCAATTGTCATCGGCATCGGAAGCTGACTCCAGCGATGATGATACCTTTACGTCTGCCAAGGAAGAAGTAGAAGAATcaacagaagaagagaatgatGGATTTGAGGAAAACGAGgtgaaagaagaaatatttacagaaaaaaggaaaagaggTAGACCTCGGAAATATCCTATTCCTGAAActccaaaaataaaaagaaaacgAGGTAGGCCTCGTAAGGAACCAGTAATATCTGAGAAtaattctgaagaaaagggAAAGTCAAGGAAACCTAATAAAAAAGGTGAATCGTCAGATATTGAATCGGATCGTGAATCTCTTGCGATGGATCAAACCTCGCCACTGCCTTCAAAAATAGCACCTCTTACTGAACATGATTTTACATCACCGTTGAAACAAGTAATTATGAATAGTCTTAGACAATATCAAGAGGATTCTTTGCTATCTTCTAAGAAATTGGTATTGAATCGAGAATTTGTACCAACCCAAGTGCCCAAGACAgataaatatgaaaaaaGATTGGAAGCGAGCGAGAATAAAAGCTCAAAGACTTTTTTTGATACATTTGAAGGATATTTTGATCAAAGAAGTCATAGTCTGAAGTATACCACtaaattatccaaaaaTACGATGTCAATGGGACCAAGTGTATCTAAGGATGAATTTGCAATGTTTACAAATGTTTTTAATAAGCATTACCTGAAGGAACCTAGAGCTAAACTTCAGGCATTGCAAAGGAAAATGTTTCCTCAATACTGGTTTGAAATAACTCAGGgattttcattattattctatGGAATAGGTTCCAAGCGTAATTTCCTGGAAGATCTCgcaataaaatatatttctccAAAGCTGACTTTTGGGAAAAGAATAGCATTACAAAAAGAATTAGAGCTGAAGAAGGTTAACAAAAGTACAGGTTCTATTCAAGGTATCCCTTGCCTTATCATCAATGGATATAATCCTACTTGCAGTTATAGAGAGATTTTCCAAGATATTACTGACATCATGTTCCCTGATGGTTTGACAAGAAATGAGACTAAATTTTGGGGAAACCTTGCCATCCTACAGGTACAGAAGATGATAGAATTCTATTCAACACAACCGAAAGATATAAAGCTAATCTTAGTCATTCATAATTTGGATGGGCCTGCGTTGAGGAaggaaatatttcagaCCATATTCAGTTCCTTAGCACAAATCAAACAGATAGTACTAATAGCATCCGTTGATCATATTTACGCACCCGTTTTATTCGACAATAAAAAGGCTCAAAAttataattttgttttccaTGATGTCACGAATTATGAATCGAATGAAGTCGAATCTTCCTTCCAAGATAAGATGAATTTAGGGAAGAGTTCTTCAAGTTCTGGGGCAGAAGGTGCCAAATATGTTTTAGAATCGTTGACACTCAATGCCAAAAAGATGTACAAGTTATTATTGGATTTACAGCTTAATAATATGGACCTGGCCTCTGGATCGAAGAATAAAAGCGCCTCGTCGGTATCAAAACGTGGAGGTCTATCTACTGGTGTAGAGTTCAAATCATTTGTTACCATGTGTGCTTCAGAGTTTATAGCCTCCAATGAAATCTCCTTGAGGACCATGCTAACAGAGTTCATTGAACATAAGATGTTGTTACTATCTCGGCACAGTTCTGGAACGGAATATCTATATGTCCCGTATCGTTACTCGGAGATGGAGAAGATTTTAAGCACTGTCctaaataatattgaatag
- the TSC3 gene encoding Tsc3p (ancestral locus Anc_3.272), whose product MHLTSATASQCTMIFVPTNKELKEKRRAANGRGSIMEKVEEIVEKLYWMYYIHLPYYLMTSFDSFCLHLFFLTIFSLSVFAVIKYIFL is encoded by the coding sequence ATGCATCTAACATCCGCCACGGCATCCCAATGTACAATGATATTTGTACCCACAAAtaaggaattgaaagagaaaagacGTGCTGCCAATGGGAGAGGCTCCATAATGGAAAAGGTTGAAGAAATAGTGGAAAAGTTATATTGGATGTATTACATTCATTTGCCATACTATCTAATGACGTCCTTTGATTCATTCTGTCTCcatcttttttttctaaCGATATTCAGTCTTAGTGTATTTGCTGTGATTAAATACATCTTCCTTTGA
- the UBP14 gene encoding ubiquitin-specific protease UBP14 (ancestral locus Anc_3.270) produces MEEQVFTNLAVPTSIAKDQCIYCFESLYNNITATFNTTHSLDICISCFQATCPNHSLLHYKVTQHSSDSPHGHYLNLSKWERPASSPSSASMNNDESNNKKIKLQIDTKSEDELYETKWSFQKISTDGSLLEPLFDNNTNTETLSSNTLNKINDIIRAKSKTLVEETQSWELELNSCSHTRSLQSGESSISPTPAALDHCHDCDLDSNLWLCLHCGNVGCGRNQVGIDGNSHALAHFDTHKDHPLAIKLGSLSPESSDVYCYQCNDEVRFDGDKDFLAKFLLTNYQIDVSSKMGTEKSLIELQVEQNMNWNFKMVDSHGNELIQLPPSKELGCGFINLGNSCYLNSVLQCLFNDGVPNWATLLANLIGNEFPLDCVYPTTNLKCQLIKILNAFKLNPENYPEGIKPQSFKNYVGQSNKEFKSNNQQDATEFLTFLLEQLEKTLFKKDNNPNNIMKFIMEDKIQCQSCGNVKYSYEPTEYIQLPLDGTNNPQNLVETLTNFFNGENIDFDCPTCKKTVVATKRQRFKTSPNTLVISPHRISFEKETWTPIKTSAELTLPNLDDSSNELLDLSSFISKGFDPTKETLFPEDVNEDNNTFKPNEQAVPPLLEMGFTENLAAKALYHTGNNNDPEPALQWLMQHMDDSDFQDEFVPPPQTKAAGPAAKVDQESLSNMIDMGLNEKLSIKALVLNKGDINASIEWVFNNPDDNGELPSETTPKRDEEGIIYGNLDAKPYRLTAVVCHKGNSAHSGHYVAFIRKMIDDELKWVLYNDEKIVVSDNIDEIKKDGYIYFYSRD; encoded by the coding sequence ATGGAAGAACAAGTATTTACAAACCTCGCAGTTCCTACTTCCATCGCAAAGGATCAATGTATATACTGTTTCGAATCACTATACAATAACATCACCGCCACTTTTAACACCACACATTCCTTAGATATCTGTATCTCATGTTTCCAGGCTACTTGTCCCAACCATTCATTATTACATTATAAAGTCACTCAGCACTCATCTGATTCACCACATGGGCATTATTTGAATCTATCTAAATGGGAAAGACCGGCCTCTTCACCATCTTCTGCGTCCATGAACAATGATGAATCAAACAATAAGAAGataaaattacaaataGATACGAAAtcagaagatgaattgTATGAAACCAAATGGTCATTCCAAAAGATAAGTACGGATGGTTCTTTATTGGAACCTTTATTTGACAATAATACCAATACTGAAACGTTGTCGTCTAATACCTTAAACAAGATTAATGATATAATCAGGGCTAAATCTAAGACTCTTGTCGAGGAAACTCAATCATGGGAGCTTGAACTAAATTCCTGCTCTCATACAAGATCCTTACAATCAGGTGAATCCAGCATTTCCCCCACACCAGCTGCTTTGGACCATTGTCATGATTGTGATTTGGATTCTAACCTGTGGTTATGTTTACATTGTGGGAATGTAGGTTGCGGTAGGAATCAAGTCGGTATCGATGGAAATTCACACGCCTTGGCGCATTTCGATACACATAAGGATCACCCATTAGCCATTAAATTGGGTTCACTTTCACCTGAATCGAGCGATGTCTATTGTTACCAATGTAATGATGAAGTCAGATTTGATGGTGATAAGGATTTCTTAGCAAAGTTTTTATTAACAAATTACCAAATTGAcgtttcttcaaagatgggGACGgaaaaatcattaattgaattacAGGTGGaacaaaatatgaattggaatttcaaaatggtGGATTCTCATGGAAATGAGTTGATTCAATTACCTCCAAGCAAGGAATTAGGATGTGGGTTTATTAATTTGGGTAATTCATGTTATTTAAATTCTGTTCTACAATGTTTATTCAATGATGGGGTTCCAAATTGGGCCACTTTACTAGCCAATTTAATTGGTAATGAATTCCCTCTGGATTGCGTATATCCAACAACTAACTTAAAATGTCAATTAATTAAGATTTTGAATGCATTTAAATTGAATCCAGAGAATTATCCAGAAGGTATTAAACCACAATCCTTTAAAAATTATGTGGGTcaatcaaataaagaatttaaatcTAATAATCAGCAGGATGCAACAGAGTTCTTAACATTCTTATTGGAACAATTAGAGAAAACTCTTTTTaagaaagataataatccaaataatataatgaaatttattATGGAGGATAAGATTCAATGCCAATCATGTGGGAAtgtaaaatattcatatGAACCCACAGAATACATTCAGTTACCACTAGATGGAACTAATAACCCTCAAAATTTAGTGGAAACCTTAactaatttcttcaatggagaaaatattgattttgattgTCCCACATGTAAAAAAACTGTTGTTGCCACCAAGAGACAAAGATTTAAAACAAGTCCAAATACTTTAGTGATTAGTCCTCATAGAATAAGTTTTGAGAAGGAAACCTGGACCCCCATAAAGACCTCTGCAGAATTGACGCTTCCTAACTTGGATGATTCCAGCAATGAGCTTTTagatttatcatcatttatCTCTAAGGGATTTGACCCTACCAAGGAAACATTGTTCCCAGAAGATGTAAATGAGGATAATAACACTTTTAAACCAAACGAACAAGCTGTTCCTCCTTTATTGGAGATGGGATTTACCGAAAATCTTGCTGCAAAGGCCTTATACCATACGgggaataataatgatcCTGAACCAGCATTACAATGGTTAATGCAACATATGGATGATTCTGATTTTCAAGATGAATTTGTTCCACCACCACAAACGAAGGCAGCAGGTCCTGCAGCCAAAGTGGATCAAGAATCATTGAGTAATATGATTGACATGGgattgaatgaaaaactTTCCATAAAGGCTTTGGTTTTAAATAAGGGAGATATCAATGCAAGCATTGAATGGGTATTTAATAATCCAGACGATAATGGTGAACTACCTTCAGAAACAACACCTAAAAGGGACGAGGAAGGGATTATATATGGGAATCTTGATGCAAAACCTTATCGATTGACCGCTGTGGTCTGTCACAAGGGTAACTCCGCTCATTCTGGTCACTATGTGGCatttattagaaaaatgattgatgatgaattgaaatggGTATTATACAATGATGAGAAAATTGTAGTAAGtgataatattgatgaaattaaaaaggatggatatatatatttctatTCGAGAGATTAG
- the MUM2 gene encoding Mum2p (ancestral locus Anc_3.269) has translation MNYTNYSFDPNRSMETSFSQMSFNQGQQQQPNMYTNNNNNNNTAYNSQINYRVPSYQFQQPINKQASWDNTMNNGRNEMEDKKLQEKLNVKDIQIESLENEIQNLKKILQLNPNGTRKGDDDKISKHYGPIFTNLVSSLLERNEEYESLKRDYEELYLKVAMNLDGSNSITKDGRYDTETIAHKMLIRFEMLTKENSRMAKMLSYGRPMETDIELQLVEMENQELKERIKQLEMKK, from the coding sequence ATGAACTACACGAACTATTCTTTTGATCCAAATCGATCGATGGAGACGTCATTCTCTCAAATGTCATTCAATCAGGgacaacagcaacaaccGAACATGTacactaataataataataataacaatacGGCATATAATAGTCAGATCAACTATAGGGTCCCATCTTATCAGTTTCAACAACCCATAAATAAGCAAGCCTCGTGGGATAACACTATGAATAACGGCAGaaatgaaatggaagataAGAAACTGCAAGAGAAGTTAAATGTTAAAGATATACAAATCGAATCATTGGAGAATGAGATacagaatttgaaaaaaatattacagCTTAATCCAAACGGGACGAGGAAGGGTGATGATGACAAAATAAGTAAACATTATGGTCCTATATTTACTAATCTCGTTAGCAGTCTGTTAGAGagaaatgaagaatatgaGTCCTTGAAGAGAGATTATGAAGAACTATATCTTAAAGTGGCGATGAATTTGGATGGTAGCAATTCAATAACCAAAGATGGGAGATACGATACAGAGACGATTGCACATAAGATGTTAATTAGATTTGAAATGTtgacaaaagaaaatagtAGAATGGCTAAGATGTTGTCTTATGGGAGGCCGATGGAGACAGACATCGAATTACAATTAGTGGAGATGGAAAACCaagaattaaaagaaaGGATAAAACAGTtggaaatgaaaaaataa
- the MNC1 gene encoding Mnc1p (ancestral locus Anc_3.267), producing the protein MHHHHNCYQQQQPMYYQPQPQPVYIQQAPPPRDRGCCGGCCGDCCHGCCSAIAHVLCCLCLFELCCDVL; encoded by the coding sequence AtgcatcatcatcacaATTGTTaccaacagcaacaaccaATGTACTACCAACCACAACCACAACCTGTATACATTCAACAAGCGCCACCTCCAAGAGATCGTGGGTGCTGTGGAGGTTGTTGCGGGGACTGTTGTCATGGATGCTGTTCCGCTATAGCTCACGTCCTATGTTGTCTCTGCCTATTCGAACTATGTTGCGATGTTCTGTAA
- the MRX18 gene encoding 17-beta-hydroxysteroid dehydrogenase-like protein (ancestral locus Anc_3.266) has protein sequence MFDMLRDMFGNAKITPDVEKSSVPPPSIEAVDKKTIYRNRYNYGVNLGSLFVLEKWIYNDLFDNVNSNNNEYDVISQRVKNFGKDDTARRLNEHYRNYINKINWVWLAGEVGVTVLRVPIGYWHVGNGRFVDDLPYAPLKGVYESAKPWDQLISLIGKARAYGIGILIDIHGLPGGANTGEHSGFKNDSVKFFSTSKYVQKMVKDVLPFIVNDVGKAYENVVGLQIVNEAIFDNNANDQKKYYQSAIKKIASIDNNFPVIISDGWWPQQVSDWLKQQNLDKNAIIDTHVYRCFSDADKSKTARQLIDSLPQTVNLPKNDADFLVGEFSCNLDEQTWNRSRDKDRQAYIKEFGLKQAQVFNSVSSWGYIFWTLQFQYGDGGAWGFVPLTNSGCIPKPLKRNMSNITENDIQRLVQAHKNYWKDKGGEKFEYWRFEDGVRKAVSDIKAFNGFNKSRVGRWHTWKAQRRREYVAEKGDSQYMWEWDQGFQEALDNFNL, from the coding sequence ATGTTCGATATGTTGAGAGATATGTTCGGAAACGCCAAGATTACTCCAGATGTAGAGAAGTCATCTGTACCACCCCCTTCGATCGAGGCGGTGGATAAAAAAACCATCTACAGGAATAGATACAACTATGGAGTGAATCTCGGTTCTCTTTTTGTTTTGGAGAAATGGATTTATAACGATCTATTTGATAATGTAAATTCTAATAACAATGAATACGATGTGATTTCCCAAAGAGTTAAAAATTTTGGTAAGGATGATACTGCAAGGAGATTAAATGAACATTATCGTAACTATatcaataaaattaattggGTATGGTTGGCTGGTGAAGTTGGTGTCACCGTTTTAAGGGTGCCCATTGGATACTGGCATGTGGGGAATGGACGATTTGTTGATGATCTGCCTTATGCTCCATTGAAGGGCGTGTATGAAAGTGCTAAACCCTGGGATCAACTAATAAGTTTGATTGGGAAGGCAAGAGCGTATGGCATTGGTATCTTGATTGATATTCATGGGTTACCTGGCGGTGCTAACACAGGTGAACATAGTGGttttaaaaatgattcaGTCAAGTTTTTCAGTACCAGTAAATATGTGCAAAAGATGGTTAAAGATGTTTTACCTTTTATTGTCAATGATGTTGGTAAAGCATATGAAAATGTTGTTGGGTTACAAATTGTTAATGAAGCtatttttgataataatgctAACGATCAAAAAAAGTATTATCAAAGTGccattaaaaaaattgcatCTATCGATAATAATTTTCCCGTCATTATTTCTGATGGTTGGTGGCCACAACAAGTTAGTGATTGGCTAAAGCAGCAGAATCTTGATAAAAATGCTATCATTGATACGCATGTATACCGTTGTTTTTCGGATGCTGATAAGAGCAAGACTGCAAGACAACTTATCGATAGCTTACCTCAAACTGTAAATTTACCCAAGAATGATGCAGATTTTCTGGTTGGTGAATTTTCTTGTAATCTAGATGAGCAGACTTGGAACAGGAGTAGAGATAAAGATAGACAGGCctatattaaagaatttggatTGAAACAAGCGCAAGTGTTCAATAGCGTCTCCTCTTGGGGGTATATTTTTTGGACATTACAGTTTCAATACGGGGATGGTGGCGCTTGGGGGTTTGTTCCTTTGACTAACAGTGGGTGTATTCCAAAACCTTTGAAGAGAAATATGTCAAATATTACCGAAAACGATATTCAAAGGCTTGTTCAAGCACataaaaattattggaaagatAAAGGTGGGgagaaatttgaatattggaGATTTGAGGACGGAGTTAGGAAGGCGGTATCAGATATCAAAGCTTTCAACGGATTCAATAAGTCGCGTGTTGGAAGATGGCACACTTGGAAGGCCCAACGTAGAAGGGAATATGTAGCAGAAAAGGGCGATAGCCAATATATGTGGGAATGGGATCAGGGATTTCAGGAAGCTTTGGATAATTTTAATCTCTGA
- the NCAS0I01660 gene encoding opsin family protein (ancestral locus Anc_3.263), whose protein sequence is MPEYQDFLIKAGNEAIKLNPPTGADFHLTARGSDWLWAAFCIFTFFAMVLIVLMFRKPVNERLFYYTGIAPTLFMAITYFTMASNLGWTPIRAKYNHVRTSTQKEHPGYRQIFYSREVGWFLAFPWPIIQASLLGGTPLWQMAFNIGLTEFYVVCFLIAGLVHSTYKWGYYTFGIAAIIVVTISVFTTTKNLVAKKGKDMLLTFNIFFGIQVFLWLIYPVAFGISEGGNVLQTDSEMIFYGILDVLMLGVIPVLFVPIASNFGMDRMGYTFKDEESHGAPHPAALSKDHSESSLDSEKSSSPLEKAKSKLKKPKKEKKAKKVKKAKKSKK, encoded by the coding sequence atgCCAGAATATCAAGATTTTCTAATAAAAGCTGGTAATGAAGCTATCAAATTAAATCCACCAACTGGTGCAGATTTCCATTTAACTGCCCGTGGTTCAGATTGGTTATGGGCTGCCTTCTGTATCTTTACATTCTTCGCAATGGTTTTAATCGTATTAATGTTTAGAAAACCTGTaaatgaaagattattcTATTATACCGGTATCGCTCCAACTTTATTCATGGCTATCACTTATTTCACAATGGCTTCCAATTTAGGTTGGACCCCAATTAGAGCTAAATATAACCATGTTAGAACAAGTACACAAAAGGAACATCCAGGTTACAGACAAATCTTCTACAGTAGAGAAGTCGGTTGGTTCTTAGCCTTCCCATGGCCAATTATTCAAGCTTCCTTGTTAGGTGGTACTCCATTATGGCAAATGGCTTTCAACATTGGTCTAACTGAATTCTACGTCGTCTGTTTCTTAATCGCTGGTTTGGTTCACTCCACTTATAAATGGGGTTATTACACTTTCGGTATCGCTGCTATCATTGTCGTGACTATTAGTGTCTTCACCACTACTAAGAATTTAGTTGCTAAGAAGGGTAAGGATATGTTGTTGACTttcaacatcttcttcGGTATTCAAGTCTTCCTATGGTTGATCTATCCAGTTGCTTTCGGTATTTCTGAAGGTGGTAACGTCTTACAAACAGATTCTGAAATGATCTTCTACGGTATCTTGGATGTTTTGATGCTAGGTGTCATCCCAGTGTTATTCGTCCCAATTGCTTCCAACTTCGGTATGGACAGAATGGGCTACACTttcaaagatgaagaatctCACGGTGCCCCACATCCAGCCGCTTTATCAAAGGATCATAGCGAAAGTAGTTTAGATTCAGAAAAATCTAGCTCACCATTAGAAAAGGCCAAGTCTAAGTTAAAGAAGccaaagaaggaaaagaaggcTAAGAAGGTTAAGAAGGCTAAGAAGTCTAAGAAATAG
- the NCAS0I01670 gene encoding regucalcin (ancestral locus Anc_3.262): protein MTLNSETVDLQTLTPWYHFPDARLSEGISYVKETDTLYWIDIYQAEVHKLEDITTKGTSGLHDYITLRNDNYNADAAIKNPNTAGKYRESIGVVFPDHQDKNLVLFGSKFGIAKGDLVTKKWEYLMLYSECKDLDKERAMRLRSNDGNVSPCGNYIYIGLMDDNDVELKNEGCLMRISLVNKTMEVVWKNITIPNAIHWSLDKKSMYVTDSLSWIIWKCDAQDLDKKVKLIDIKNANNQAFASPEPDGSDVDSENNILYTAVWSTHKVQAFDLETGKLLKEYVLPKETPRISCCCIYGSDILVTTANMDLPDGVKKSGDKVGGSIFRIPNVIPKGKIFSTKPQLKM from the coding sequence atgacCCTCAATTCTGAGACTGTAGACTTACAAACGTTGACTCCATGGTATCACTTCCCTGATGCCAGATTGTCCGAAGGTATCTCCTACGTGAAGGAAACGGATACTCTTTACTGGATTGATATCTACCAGGCAGAAGTGCACAAGTTGGAAGATATCACTACTAAGGGGACCTCCGGGTTGCATGATTATATTACTCTGCGTAATGATAATTACAATGCTGATGCAGCTATTAAGAACCCCAATACTGCTGGCAAGTATAGGGAATCCATTGGTGTTGTGTTCCCTGATCATCAGGATAAGAATTTGGTTTTGTTTGGATCCAAATTTGGGATCGCTAAGGGTGATTTAGTGACTAAGAAATGGGAATATTTGATGTTGTATTCTGAATGTAAAGATTTGGACAAGGAAAGAGCAATGAGATTGAGGTCCAATGATGGTAATGTGTCTCCCTGTGGGAATTACATTTACATTGGTCTAATGGATGATAACGATGTggaattgaagaatgaaGGATGTTTGATGCGTATTAGCTTAGTGAACAAGACAATGGAAGTGGTTTGGAAGAACATTACCATCCCCAATGCTATCCATTGGAGTTTGGATAAGAAGAGCATGTATGTGACTGATTCCTTGAGTTGGATCATTTGGAAATGTGATGCGCAAGATTTGGATAAGAAGgtgaaattgattgataTCAAGAACGCTAACAACCAAGCCTTTGCCTCTCCTGAACCAGATGGAAGTGATGTCGATTCAGAGAATAACATCCTATACACTGCTGTTTGGTCCACTCACAAAGTGCAAGCCTTTGATTTGGAGACAGGTAAGTTGTTGAAAGAGTACGTGTTGCCCAAGGAGACGCCAAGAATCTCGTGTTGCTGCATCTACGGCAGTGATATCCTGGTCACCACAGCCAACATGGACTTGCCTGACGGTGTCAAGAAATCCGGGGATAAAGTGGGTGGATCTATCTTCAGGATCCCCAATGTGATCCCTAAGGGTAAGATATTCTCCACCAAGCCACAGCTCAAGATGTAA